Below is a window of Elusimicrobiota bacterium DNA.
CAGCACTGTACCGCGCATTGGTTCTATTATCTTTGTTATCGTCCTGAAAAGAGTAGTTTTACCTGCTCCGTTGGGCCCGATTATGCCCAGGAACCCACCTTCTTCAAGAACGAAGCTTATGTCGGAAACAACTTCTTTCCCCGAATAACCCGATGCGACCGATCGTAATTCTAATATTCCCAAAGGATAAAACCTCTCTTTTTCTACCTAGTCAAGATACAATATTCCCGTCTTAGTCTTAAAAGGGGATAATTTTTTTCTGAATTATCAATTATTCTCCCCTCTTGTTTTTAAAGAGGGGCCGGGGTATAGATTCGCTTCTTCCTTAATCTCCCCTCTTTTGTTAAAGAGGGGCCGGGGGAGTTGATTTTGGCTTGCTAACTTGCTTCTCAAACTCCCCTTTTTCCCCTCTTAATTTTAAGAGGGGACTTATCTTATATTTCCTCTTTCTGCAGTTTAATTGCGCCGCACACAACTCGGCAATTATGGAGTCCCCACGGGCATGCCCGTGGTACCAAAATCATTTCCCCGCCCGCTTTGCTTTGCCCCTAGAAATCGCAAATACGATTTCAGGGACTCTTGTCCTGGAAATGCTTTGCATTTCACAGGGCAAAGCGAAAATGGCGGGGGACGGAATCCCGCATTCATCCACGTGCATGCGACTTCGGCTATTCATTACAATGGAGTCCCGCTCAGCGGGGCACGTAGTTTTCTAACCAGCGGGATAAAACAGTGCATTTAGAATGGCTTCTCTTCTTTTGAGTTTATTATGAAAAGCAGGAAGAAAAGCCCACCTGCTATGCCGGTTATTACGCCTACGGGAAGCTCAACGGGGGCTATTATCGTTCTTGCAACGGTATCGCAGAGCGGAAGGAACGCCGCGCCGCATAGAGCCGAACCAGGTATCAAAAAACGGTGGTCGGGTCCCGTTATCTTCCTCACGAAATGCGGGATCACGAGCCCTACGAAACCGATGATACCGGACATTGAAACGCAGGTGCCCGTTATAATGGAAGCAATGATAAAGATCACTTTTTTCGTTCTTTCGGCTTCCACGCCGAGGTTGTAGGCTTTTTCTTCGCCCAGCGTCAGCGCGTTGAGTTCCCGCGAAAATGCGGCGAGTACCGCCATGCAAAGAACCAGAATGGCTGTTGCCATTTTCAAAAGGCCGCTATCCGGTGAAGACAGATCGCCCGTGAGCCAGATAATTGACGAGTGTATCTTGTCGGGATTTACTACCGCTATAAGGGCCAAGACTGCCGAAGAGCACACAAAACCCATTATGACACCCGTAAGTATGAGCGAGTGATTTGAAAAATCCTTTGTGGAGGCGAGCGCATAAACTGCCGCAAAACAGCCAGCCGCCCCGATAAATGCGAAAAGAGGCATAGAAAAAACCGTCAAGGCTGCTGCTCCCGTTACGATGCTCAATGTTGCCCCGAGCGCGGCACCGCCGGATATTCCAAGGGTATAAGGGTCGGCAAGAGGGTTCCTTAACATCCCCTGAAAAACGCACCCGCTCACGGCAAGCCCAGCACCTACCAGGACAGCCAGCCATATCCTCGGC
It encodes the following:
- a CDS encoding iron ABC transporter permease; protein product: MRNKIFILALFVILLLIILAVSLMFGGSMISPREVLEGLINPGSTNTFSAIIWKIRLPRIWLAVLVGAGLAVSGCVFQGMLRNPLADPYTLGISGGAALGATLSIVTGAAALTVFSMPLFAFIGAAGCFAAVYALASTKDFSNHSLILTGVIMGFVCSSAVLALIAVVNPDKIHSSIIWLTGDLSSPDSGLLKMATAILVLCMAVLAAFSRELNALTLGEEKAYNLGVEAERTKKVIFIIASIITGTCVSMSGIIGFVGLVIPHFVRKITGPDHRFLIPGSALCGAAFLPLCDTVARTIIAPVELPVGVITGIAGGLFFLLFIINSKEEKPF